A stretch of DNA from Malus sylvestris chromosome 9, drMalSylv7.2, whole genome shotgun sequence:
TTACTTATTATTTATCTCTAATTACTGGGATTAAAAAGATTGTTTGATCAATGCTTTTCACAATTGAGATTTCTAATCCAGTTTtactattaattttatatttctttggttctttctttttctcgttTTCTTTTTGGAAAGGGAAGGGAGAGGTTAGAGTTTGCCAATGAACCAATTAACCTGAGAATTTCGATTACGAAtatgaattaaattttaatgaccTAAAATTGAAGTTTTTACAACTGAAAGTGGCATGGAAGGAGAACCACTGCATAATGTAGGGTTGATTTTACCTATGTAATTATCGTAAATAAAGATTTGATGGTAGTTATAGGTGGAATTTCAATCAATCTCGGCTGAGGTCGGTTTAATCTGTTGTGTTCTGTGTTTACTTGTACTTTCTCTCTACAATCTTTtagaatttgaaacaaaaacgAAATTTCGACATTTCAAACTGAATTTTTGGTATTCTGTTTAGCAGTTGCTCCTTAAAACCAACTTCATCATAACTTTCTAGGGTGGCAAAGAATGGAAAAGTTATTCGGGTTAAAGCTTTCTCCAATTACTGGCTACGTTGAATATATCAAAGGGAAATGATTTATGCACACCTTTTTTAGGCATTGGATTGAACAAAGTATAAGGGAATAAAGGGCCATAATCTAGAGAGGAAATGCAGAGAACAGTTGCCTACATCTAAAACGTAATCTAATTGCCACTATTTGCAGCCTCCAAAGACTAGGAGGCCTTGATACAAAACTAGTGCTGAATGGTGAAGCATGGCGCCTGTTTTCTGCAACGTGGCTACATGGCGGGCTGATTCATCTATTCGCCAACATGATCAGCCTTGATTTCGTAGGGCTCCGGCTTGAGCAGGACTTTGGATTTCGTAAGAGCTTTGGATTAAGATTTCATTTTAAGTAACAAGTGTTTTTCATGATCAATGGTATCTAATAACTGTTGCTTAACACTGGATTTGCAGACAGATTCggatttgtgtatgtgctttctGGGTTAGGGGGAAGTTTAGGGTCTTGCCTTAATATTATTAAACACGGAAAGTCAAGCAAGACTATATCAGTTGGCGCATCTGGGGCAATTTTTGGATTGTTGGGAGCCTCACTTTCTGAGCTGATCACAAACTGGACAGTGTATGACGATAAGGTAACGTCTATTTTCACGTCCTGTTCCctcgtttttaatttttcataacAGCTAAATCGAGGTTCTTACTACAATTCAGTGCTCGTCGATCATGATAATCATCCTAAATGCTGCCCTGAACTTGGCCATTGGATTTCTACTTCATATGGACCATTCAGCTCATGTAGGAGGATTCGTCGCTGGATTTTTCcttggttttgtgttttttgttaaGCCTCAGTTTGGATATGTAAGCAGCAAGTACATGCCAACCTACCATCAAGTCAAAAGTACAGCAAGGCACAATTTCTGTCAATATTTTCTGGGGTTCATTGGTTTGGTGGCGTGCATTATTCTGTAAGTGGTtaatttctttctctctttggaCAAACTATTCAAGAATGCAAAAAAACATAAACTATATATATCGATTATCTAacaaatttatgttttattttaaaatttgcaGGTATGCAACTGCCTTCGGTAAGCTATTTAATATAAAGGAAATTAAACAACATCTGCCTGATAGTATAAACAAATATTGAGCTTGTGTAAGttttgagtaattaatggaCAAACTATACTTTCGTGGCGGTTCAACTTCATGTTTTTTCAAGAATTAGAAGTATGACACCATAAACTGTTCTAGCGTAACGCATGCATATGTATCATCGATGTACTGCCAATGTTCAGAGCATATTTATATGAGAGAGATGATTGCGGGGATGTAAGAGATATGAGTATTTTCTGTACTATGATCAGATAAGTATTTCAGATTTCGTAGCACTCGGAAACAATTTCTTGGCCATAATCTCAGTTTCAGAATTTTTCTGCATCTTTCGGAATAACAACTTCAGAAGTTCGATTAGAAAACCTAGGCTACAAAATAAAAGTCATCATGCCTGCACTTGCAAATATGCGTACTTTTTAGTAGAAGATTAATGCATACCCTTGGCGAATCTCAGGGTGCGTATTTACCAAGTATGCGCAACCAAACAATGGTTGCAACATTGCCATACACATACAAAATATCGAGCAATCCTGCAACCATCCGGAAGAACAACAAAACATTTTCCCATTAAGTGGGGTCGGTTGACTAAGTTGGGTCGGCTGCCTGCAACCAAtctgaagggaaaaaaaaaaatcacaaacaagTATGCAGctttcatcaatttaaaatcTTGACAGACGAAAGATTTAAAATGACAAAAGGCGAAGGACATAGAGAGGTACAAACTGTAGAAATAATGCTAGGTGGGGGTAAAGTTTAAATGTATTCCAACTTTCGAAAATATATTGTAAGCTGAATGAATTCCCTAACTCTTTATAATAATACACATTTTCCAAATTCCATCCTTTTCTAACTAAGAGAATGGGAGACGAAAGGGGGCGTTATTGCTTGGCCTTACTAATCAAATTCGAAACCACTTCTTGACATGCTTCTCAGTTTTAGTTTTCAGAAACTgggaaaaatcgaaaaggccTAATGCTCGAGGCACCAACACATCTACTTGGAGATAAGCCTTTACGTATAGTGAAAGATTATGAGAGCGAAAAAGAGGGAACAACAGAGCAAAAATGACgatttgcattgactaagacaATGAAGGCACAAAACCAGTAATAACTGTTGACTCTGTATAGATTTCCTTTTATTCCGGAATTCCTATAATCTTGGGATTCCTAGTTTAGGAGATATTGTTTGTAATTATTCTTTCCTTATTACAGTAGGATTGTACATGATTATATATACCTCAGAATGAGAAGAATACAATacacattcaaagcattctcttcttggCACTAGAGCCAGGTcgtaaaaaaaagggaaagaaaacttCGAACCCTTGCCTTTGTCGCGGCACATATTGTCATTTGTCGTGAAAGATGTCTACCGAGGATAGCAATGTGATTCCCATTACTGCTTCGGTTGTTGTACAATCCGATAATTCCAATTTCAACATTGGAATGGTTTTGGATGGGAAGAACTATAATCTATGGGCTCCTCTCATCCAAATTCATATTGTtggaaggaagaagatgggaTATCTTCGTGGGTCCATCAAGGCACCTGACGAGAATGATCCCAAATATGATGATTGGTTCTCTGAAGATCAGAGAATTAAGAGTTGGCTCTTGTTGGCAATGAAGCTAGAGATTATGAAACGGTACATTTGGCTATCAACTTTGAAAGAAATTTCGGATTCTCTGAAGACTGCCTATTTTGACGAGAACGATGAGGCTAGAATTTATTCCCTGTACCAAAAAGCATCACGTCTTTGGCAGTGTTGGAAgcatgcccacaaagccactcatttgatgtaatagcttttgatATACTTATTGTAtaaaactattatatgtttaatgaagcgCAAAGCTTATTGtcaatcactatttattgtattatgtgtttaag
This window harbors:
- the LOC126634296 gene encoding RHOMBOID-like protein 5; the protein is MYPPPPYYPPPPPAFYAPPPMMAPPRRYSPWLVPLIFIVNIGVFIWTMYENNCPSKISKDQCMGGHYLDRFSFQPWHDNRMIGPTPETLQRLGGLDTKLVLNGEAWRLFSATWLHGGLIHLFANMISLDFVGLRLEQDFGFHRFGFVYVLSGLGGSLGSCLNIIKHGKSSKTISVGASGAIFGLLGASLSELITNWTVYDDKCSSIMIIILNAALNLAIGFLLHMDHSAHVGGFVAGFFLGFVFFVKPQFGYVSSKYMPTYHQVKSTARHNFCQYFLGFIGLVACIILYATAFGKLFNIKEIKQHLPDSINKY